Proteins encoded by one window of Salvelinus sp. IW2-2015 unplaced genomic scaffold, ASM291031v2 Un_scaffold4392, whole genome shotgun sequence:
- the LOC112077221 gene encoding homeobox protein not2-like — MQVPNRPTRVDAYGYSAMRHYASLYAQPTGSQCAVVTKPASGKSFTIDALLAKPVETHRDWTSPKYQTAPPLLPFQTQMSSALSQYLYSPNMQHTPVHSHTQPGYSLYCCLPFSYHASCRGAFQTGLSKTHSFKHKGGKSKRIRTSFTNEQLDRLEKEFARQQYMVGSERFLLASGLQLTEAQVKVWFQNRRIKWRKQSLEQQQAKLVKLGLVVVPVKSPGSQGLEEGDEEEEIESSDTGSDVDIDGFPDHC, encoded by the exons ATGCAAGTACCAAACAGACCAACAAGAGTGGACGCGTACGGGTACTCCGCCATGCGCCATTACGCATCGCTCTATGCACAGCCCACCGGCAGCCAGTGCGCAGTGGTGACCAAGCCTGCCAGCGGGAAGTCCTTCACCATCGATGCTCTGCTCGCCAAGCCGGTGGAGACGCACAGAGACTGGACGAGTCCCAAATACCAAACCGCACCGCCACTGCTTCCCTTCCAGACCCAGATGAGCTCTGCGCTGTCGCAGTACCTCTACTCACCCAACATGCAGCACACGCCggtacacagtcacacacaacccGGATACTCTCTCTATTGCTGCCTGCCGTTCTCTTACCACGCGTCTTGCCGTGGGGCCTTTC AAACAGGTCTGTCAAAGACCCACTCATTCAAACACAAGGGAGGGAAATCCAAGCGGATACGAACCAGCTTCACCAACGAGCAGTTGGACCGTCTGGAGAAGGAGTTCGCCCGGCAACAGTACATGGTCGGCTCGGAGAGGTTCCTTCTGGCGTCGGGTCTGCAGCTCACAGAGGCTCAG GTCAAGGTGTGGTTCCAGAATCGACGCATCAAATGGCGCAAGCAGagtctggagcagcagcaggccaAGCTGGTTAAACTGGGCCTGGTCGTGGTCCCAGTGAAGAGTCCTGGTTCTCAGGGTCTGGAGGAGggcgatgaggaggaggagatcgAGTCCTCAGACACAGGATCAGATGTGGATATAGACGGGTTCCCTGACCACTGCTGA